In Bombyx mori chromosome 11, ASM3026992v2, one genomic interval encodes:
- the LOC119629122 gene encoding uncharacterized protein K02A2.6: MATNNNEAVSGIKPPGYLHIESDNKSANWKKWRQQFEWYATAIQLGKKPADIQAATFMSIIGPDAIDIYNSFNLNTIDEQKLSIIIGKFEEYFAPKNNISFERYVFFKIEQHEDESFNEFITRIKTQANKCEFGTLLEEMLKDKIVFGIKSTQIREKLLTEEKLDLTKATAICKSSEQASKQLNEFENNNKSEKILTIKSKNFRNEKFYCKRCGSSHKARECQAYNKLCTKCNKAGHFAKMCRSKIQLKQKNKINTLEENSTSENSDESFIGQLSVGNSKDWTESVETANTKFTAKLDTGAECNVLPNFIVQKTHACIQPSRTKNLISYSNNRISVLGEVKLQCKIKKKTAKILFKVVAERVTPVLGLNTCEKLGLIARVETLKESSSNDDIFKGLGCYKNFEYDIDLIENPKFEIKPTRKVPHAIRNEVKQELDRMVKLDVITPETKPTPAVSPMVVVRQKGKLRICIDPSDVNKNILRRHFPLATIEEIAADIKGSEYFSLLDCTKGFWQIKLSKRTQKILTFSTPWGRYSFKRLPFGLSSAPEIFQEILTNLLSKFKNVKVSIDDIFIHAKKKEELQKTVKEVIETLKISGFKLNQSKCIFEAKRIKFLGHIVSAKGLEADPEKVKAIEFMKTPQNKKELQRILGMITYLNKYIPNMSELTNPLRDLLHKDTSFNWEFYHDEALNKIKKVLQNPPVLKLYDVNKPVTLSVDASSKNLGAALLQEGQPVAYGARTLTKSEQNYPQIEKEALAILFGCKKFHEYVYGKELLVESDHKPLETIFRKNIQSAPARLQRIMLNLTPYSPKITFKKGTEIPLADFLSRDCDTSKLNDYQEEDLKISIILPTTFDYTEELIKATKEDPHLQLLLKTIMKGFPEKADQLPTELHHYFNFKEELTYFKGLIFKGHKIVVPKTQIPQMLKYIHQGHLGIQSCLKRAHQLLYWRGQYEDIVKLVKSCSACEKTQKDNTNHTVAVKRIPSLPWQIVASDLFELKGKQYIVICDSYSGYLDFQSLKSSSSTEVINHLKQWFSTHGIPEVLESDNGPQYMSREFKNFQKEWRFTHSTSSPHHPQGNGLAERAVQTAKKPTKEMQTNNLGSPNQRLYSRITRSLIPTSENNLKPKIVQGVTSELKYLRNKQANHSNKQRKEPTNYELDDRIRHKVGHRQWEGARVIEKPNDHPRSIIIKTDKGQIFRRNIGHIHNTLSDLSIGSKEAVPETVYPNDLPHAQSDKQPELPAAATTSQEQTTTSPRINCKSSASEAPVITSSDEPTTRCSRFGRTIKPVDRLDL, encoded by the exons ATGgcaacaaataacaacgaagCAGTCTCCGGTATAAAACCACCCGGATACTTGCACATCGAGTCGGACAACAAGTCGGCAAATTGGAAAAAATGGCGACAACAGTTCGAATGGTATGCAACAGCAATTCAGCTAGGAAAGAAACCTGCCGATATTCAAGCTGCAACATTCATGTCAATCATAGGACCAGATGCaattgacatctacaacagttttaatttgaatacaatAGACGAACAAAAATTAAGCATCATTATCGGAAAGTTCGAAGAATATTTCGCGCCGAAAAACAACATATCGTTCGAAAGGTATGTTTTCTTCAAAATTGAACAACATGAAGACGAATCGTTTAACGAATTCATCACTAGAATTAAAACACAAGCAAACAAATGCGAGTTTGGCACTCTACTTGAAGAAATGCTAAAAGACAAGATTGTATTCGGAATAAAATCAACCCAAATCAGAGAAAAATTACTCACCGAAGAAAAACTTGATCTCACAAAAGCCACAGCCATCTGTAAAAGCAGTGAACAAGCTTCCAAACAACTTAACGAGTTTGAGAATAACAACAAGAGTGAAAAAATACTGACAATCAAAAGTAAGAACTTCAGAAATGAAAAATTTTACTGTAAAAGATGTGGTTCAAGCCACAAGGCTAGAGAATGCCAAGCCTACAACAAATTATGCACAAAGTGTAACAAGGCCGGTCATTTTGCAAAAATGTGTCGTTCCAAAAttcaattgaaacaaaaaaataaaataaatactctaGAAGAAAATTCTACTTCAGAAAATTCAGATGAATCATTTATAGGACAATTAAGTGTCGGCAACTCCAAAGATTGGACAGAAAGTGTCGAAACTGCCAACACCAAATTCACAGCAAAGCTTGATACTGGTGCAGAGTGCAACGTCCTTCCAAATTTCATAGTACAGAAAACTCACGCTTGTATACAACCAAGTCgcactaaaaatttaataagttattcAAATAACAGAATTTCAGTACTTGGAGAAGTAAAGTTacaatgcaaaataaaaaagaaaactgctaaaatactatttaaagtTGTAGCTGAAAGAGTCACACCAGTCTTAGGACTAAACACTTGTGAGAAGCTGGGACTAATTGCACGAGTTGAAACATTGAAAGAAAGCTCATCCAATGATGACATATTTAAAGGGTTAGGTTGCTACAAAAATTTTGAGTATGATATTGACCTCATAGAAAAccccaaatttgaaataaaaccaACAAGAAAAGTTCCACATGCCATAAGAAATGAAGTAAAACAAGAATTAGATAGAATGGTAAAACTGGATGTCATCACACCTGAAACAAAACCGACACCAGCAGTAAGTCCGATGGTGGTAGTCAGACAAAAAGGAAAATTGAGAATATGCATCGACCCATCAGAtgtgaacaaaaatattttaagaagaCATTTCCCACTTGCAACAATAGAAGAGATAGCAGCAGACATCAAAGGATCAGAATATTTTTCCCTACTAGACTGCACCAAAGGATTTTggcaaattaaattatcaaaaagaaCACAAAAGATATTGACATTTTCTACACCATGGGGAAGATATTCATTCAAAAGACTTCCATTTGGACTATCGTCAGCCCCTGAAATTTTTCAAGAAATCTTGACTAATCTTCTCAGCAAATTCAAAAATGTAAAAGTATCAATCGATGATATCTTTATTCATGCCAAAAAGAAGGAAGAGCTACAGAAAACGGTCAAAGAAGTAATAGAGACATTGAAAATTTCTGGCTTCAAACTCAATCAAAGCAAATGCATCTTTGAAGCCAAAAGAATAAAATTTTTGGGTCATATAGTCTCAGCCAAAGGTTTAGAAGCAGATCCTGAAAAAGTAAAAGCCATAGAATTCATGAAAACACCACAGAACAAAAAAGAACTGCAAAGGATACTAGGAATgataacatatttaaataaatacattcccAACATGTCAGAATTAACAAACCCTTTGAGAGACCTACTTCACAAGGACACAAGTTTCAACTGGGAATTCTATCATGATGaagcactcaacaaaattaaaaaagtcttaCAGAATCCACCAGTGCTAAAACTATATGATGTAAACAAACCAGTCACACTAAGCGTGGATGCAAGCTCAAAGAATCTTGGTGCAGCACTTCTTCAGGAAGGCCAACCAGTAGCTTATGGAGCCAGAACATTGACTAAATCCGAACAAAACTATCCTCAAATTGAAAAGGAAGCACTTGCTATACTATTTGGGTGCAAAAAGTTCCATGAGTATGTCTATGGCAAAGAGTTATTAGTCGAATCAGATCACAAGCCGCTCGAGACAATATTCAGAAAAAACATTCAGTCAGCCCCAGCTAGACTTCAACGTATAATGCTCAACCTAACACCGTATTCaccaaaaattacatttaaaaaaggcACAGAAATACCACTAGCAGACTTTTTAAGTCGTGATTGTGACACTTCAAAACTGAATGACTATCAGGAAGAAGACCTGAAGATCTCAATAATATTACCAACAACATTTGACTACACAGAAGAGTTGATCAAAGCAACAAAAGAAGACCCCCACCTGCAACTcttgttaaaaacaataatgaaagGGTTCCCAGAAAAGGCTGATCAACTCCCTACAGAACTGCATCACTACTTCAATTTCAAAGAAGAACTAACATACTTCAAAGGTCTAATTTTCAAAGGTCACAAAATTGTAGTGcccaaaacacaaatacctcAGATGCTAAAATACATACACCAAGGTCACCTTGGAATTCAGAGTTGCTTGAAAAGAGCACACCAATTACTCTATTGGAGAGGACAATATGAAGACATTGTGAAACTGGTTAAAAGCTGCTCAGCATGTGAAAAAACACAAAAGGACAATACCAACCATACCGTAGCAGTCAAAAGAATCCCATCTCTCCCATGGCAGATTGTGGCATCTGATTTATTTGAACTAAAAGGAAAACAGTATATTGTAATCTGTGACAGCTATTCAGGATACTTAGACTTTCAGTCACTTAAGAGCTCATCGTCAACTGAAGTGATTAATCACTTAAAACAATGGTTCTCTACACATGGAATACCTGAAGTACTTGAATCAGACAACGGTCCACAGTACATGTCCAGAGAATTCAAAAATTTCCAGAAAGAATGGCGTTTCACGCACTCAACATCCAGTCCTCACCACCCCCAAGGCAATGGCTTAGCCGAAAGAGCTGTCCAAACTGCAAAAAAACCTACTAAGGAAATGCA AACAAACAATCTAGGGTCTCCTAATCAACGCCTCTACAGTAGAATAACACGATCACTAATACCTACAAGTGAAAATAATCTTAAACCAAAGATAGTTCAAGGGGTCACATCTGAACTAAAGTACCTACGAAACAAACAAGCCAACCATAGCAACAAGCAACGTAAGGAGCCAACCAATTATGAACTCGACGACAGAATCAGACACAAAGTCGGTCATCGTCAATGGGAAGGAGCGAGAGTGATAGAAAAACCTAATGATCACCCGAGatccattatcattaaaacCGACAAAGGACAAATATTCAGAAGAAACATTGGACACATACACAATACACTATCAGACCTATCAATTGGCAGCAAAGAAGCGGTTCCGGAAACAGTATATCCTAACGACTTACCACATGCCCAATCGGACAAACAACCGGAGCTACCTGCAGCAGCTACTACATCTCAAGAACAAACAACTACATCACCAAGGATTAATTGCAAAAGCAGCGCTTCAGAAGCACCCGTCATAACTAGCAGTGATGAACCGACTACAAGATGTTCAAGATTCGGAAGAACCATCAAACCAGTCGACAGACTAGATCTATAG
- the LOC101742376 gene encoding uncharacterized protein LOC101742376 isoform X1: MAEGEIPGEAEVVELGAEEPLVCRGCLANAGEMKNMYDWGLNEEFFKITDIKAIRTENISEFLCTTCEDMLMICKRFKSQCQQSNSIMMNWIKTTTSDSSVPQNITRHILTENKLTVILLAPDRLAKVYITCPLDCNERYIKKRDLLTHLNRKHNYSKDFAVELQYYCSYETCTYSMKFGSKWFAERKFLNQHYNKVHSIKVIECERCNKGFPSETDYARHVPACSKTFQCPLCNKEYASRDRYTVHLLRKHPQIHKEFKMNNKAEKRKSAVLAKNKKKKKESFEDYICDSPKRSSATQTRLDDKIKNDVTLPSWSVPGRSDGLEIKTDEISTQTVFEDLLSIKSQTSEDESIFCSETVSLSDIQTQTFPIEFGLSRSNKETVTSETQSPDLSIKETQTCLCLYETSKSGGRYQDGLSSSPCSNNFISTETQTGDLKCCVKSDVLLSFNSTETQTCFDDDTQGSDNIM; encoded by the exons ATGGCCGAGGGTGAGATACCTGGTGAGGCCGAAGTGGTCGAGCTTGGTGCGGAGGAGCCGCTGGTTTGTCGGGGGTGCCTCGCGAACGCCGGCGAAATGAAAAACATGTACGATTGGGGACTGAATGAGGAATTCTTCAAGATTACCGATATAAAG gctATCCGGACGGAGAACATCTCTGAATTCCTTTGCACGACCTGCGAGGATATGCTGATGATCTGCAAAAGATTTAAATCACAATGCCAGCAATCAAACAGCATCATGATGAACTGGATCAAg ACAACGACATCGGATTCATCGGTCCCGCAGAATATAACTCGTCACATCCTGACCGAGAATAAGCTGACCGTAATCCTGCTGGCGCCGGACCGTCTGGCCAAAGTCTACATTACGTGTCCCTTGGACTGCAACGAGAGATACATAAAGAAACGGGATCTCCTAACGCATTTGAATAGAAAACACAACTACAGCAAGGACTTCGCTGTGGAATTGCAGTATTACTGTTCGTATGAAACGTGCACTTACAGCATGAAATTCGGCAGCAAATGGTTCGCCGAACGCAAGTTTCTGAATCAGCATTACAACAAAGTGCACAGCATTAAAGTCATTGAATGCGAGCGATGCAACAAAGGCTTTCCTTCCGAGACGGATTACGCGAGACACGTGCCTGCTTGCAGTAAAACATTTCAGTGTCCGTTGTGCAATAAAGAGTACGCTTCGAGAGATCGCTACACTGTGCACCTGCTAAGGAAACACCCGCAGATACATAAAGAGTTCAAGATGAATAATAAAGCGGAAAAACGCAAGTCCGCTGTGCTCGCGAAgaacaagaaaaagaaaaaagaatctTTCGAAGATTACATTTGTGATAGTCCGAAACGCAGTTCAGCGACTCAGACGCGGCTCGATGATAAAATTAAGAATGACGTCACGCTGCCATCTTGGTCCGTGCCCGGCAGGAGCGACGGCCTCGAAATCAAAACAGACGAAATATCGACGCAGACTGTTTTCGAAGATCTGTTGTCTATAAAATCGCAGACGAGCGAAGACGAATCGATATTTTGTTCGGAAACAGTATCGCTGTCTGATATACAAACTCAAACATTTCCGATCGAATTTGGTTTGAGTCGTTCGAATAAGGAGACGGTCACGAGCGAGACCCAGTCACCGGATTTGAGTATTAAAGAGACTCAAACATGTTTATGCCTATACGAAACATCGAAAAGTGGAGGTAGATATCAGGACGGCCTTTCGTCAAGTCCGTGCAGCAACAATTTCATATCAACGGAGACTCAAACGGGCGACCTCAAATGCTGCGTCAAATCGGATGTGCTTTTGAGCTTTAATTCGACCGAAACTCAAACTTGCTTCGACGATGACACCCAAGGAAGCGATAACATTATGTGA
- the LOC101742376 gene encoding uncharacterized protein LOC101742376 isoform X2, protein MAIRTENISEFLCTTCEDMLMICKRFKSQCQQSNSIMMNWIKTTTSDSSVPQNITRHILTENKLTVILLAPDRLAKVYITCPLDCNERYIKKRDLLTHLNRKHNYSKDFAVELQYYCSYETCTYSMKFGSKWFAERKFLNQHYNKVHSIKVIECERCNKGFPSETDYARHVPACSKTFQCPLCNKEYASRDRYTVHLLRKHPQIHKEFKMNNKAEKRKSAVLAKNKKKKKESFEDYICDSPKRSSATQTRLDDKIKNDVTLPSWSVPGRSDGLEIKTDEISTQTVFEDLLSIKSQTSEDESIFCSETVSLSDIQTQTFPIEFGLSRSNKETVTSETQSPDLSIKETQTCLCLYETSKSGGRYQDGLSSSPCSNNFISTETQTGDLKCCVKSDVLLSFNSTETQTCFDDDTQGSDNIM, encoded by the exons ATG gctATCCGGACGGAGAACATCTCTGAATTCCTTTGCACGACCTGCGAGGATATGCTGATGATCTGCAAAAGATTTAAATCACAATGCCAGCAATCAAACAGCATCATGATGAACTGGATCAAg ACAACGACATCGGATTCATCGGTCCCGCAGAATATAACTCGTCACATCCTGACCGAGAATAAGCTGACCGTAATCCTGCTGGCGCCGGACCGTCTGGCCAAAGTCTACATTACGTGTCCCTTGGACTGCAACGAGAGATACATAAAGAAACGGGATCTCCTAACGCATTTGAATAGAAAACACAACTACAGCAAGGACTTCGCTGTGGAATTGCAGTATTACTGTTCGTATGAAACGTGCACTTACAGCATGAAATTCGGCAGCAAATGGTTCGCCGAACGCAAGTTTCTGAATCAGCATTACAACAAAGTGCACAGCATTAAAGTCATTGAATGCGAGCGATGCAACAAAGGCTTTCCTTCCGAGACGGATTACGCGAGACACGTGCCTGCTTGCAGTAAAACATTTCAGTGTCCGTTGTGCAATAAAGAGTACGCTTCGAGAGATCGCTACACTGTGCACCTGCTAAGGAAACACCCGCAGATACATAAAGAGTTCAAGATGAATAATAAAGCGGAAAAACGCAAGTCCGCTGTGCTCGCGAAgaacaagaaaaagaaaaaagaatctTTCGAAGATTACATTTGTGATAGTCCGAAACGCAGTTCAGCGACTCAGACGCGGCTCGATGATAAAATTAAGAATGACGTCACGCTGCCATCTTGGTCCGTGCCCGGCAGGAGCGACGGCCTCGAAATCAAAACAGACGAAATATCGACGCAGACTGTTTTCGAAGATCTGTTGTCTATAAAATCGCAGACGAGCGAAGACGAATCGATATTTTGTTCGGAAACAGTATCGCTGTCTGATATACAAACTCAAACATTTCCGATCGAATTTGGTTTGAGTCGTTCGAATAAGGAGACGGTCACGAGCGAGACCCAGTCACCGGATTTGAGTATTAAAGAGACTCAAACATGTTTATGCCTATACGAAACATCGAAAAGTGGAGGTAGATATCAGGACGGCCTTTCGTCAAGTCCGTGCAGCAACAATTTCATATCAACGGAGACTCAAACGGGCGACCTCAAATGCTGCGTCAAATCGGATGTGCTTTTGAGCTTTAATTCGACCGAAACTCAAACTTGCTTCGACGATGACACCCAAGGAAGCGATAACATTATGTGA
- the LOC101742525 gene encoding uncharacterized protein LOC101742525 isoform X2: protein MKIPETSANVGAYYGNEETGQWQPNGVILDGGVGGGVVGSGDAGIHRPPVYPVHIPRGPMPAGFVMAGAYYPPAPYPPVPAQPQDDFADYMWMENEEEFDKQVMQQLEEEALMEQCIEAMLEDEQRERQNRPVTNGHKHYPTTSNSGPTISLEEAVSRSTLNPLAAEFVPSQSRLPTHSKQTTEEKTEQLPVQVQESRDSPESCTVSSPDPEPIVEKTEVSLEPQTEEPEKTQPEPTPSSVEVPQEKAEKRPKEIKKEVKPKSEAKKPIKVDTKPKIVKAEVKVPVKKKEVKSVKSDCESGISDGDRTEEVVETSKPQNQPTEELPSSGFKPINYAAAAKANKPKKPSVTATPATAAAPSGPTAEKTPPTNQKPKTAEKKDKKLDKVPSKIDKPIVQRKNSTK from the exons ATGAAAATTCCGGAGACATCTGCCAACGTCGGTGCTTATTACGGCAATGAAGAAACTGGCCAGTGGCAG CCCAACGGTGTGATCCTGGATGGTGGGGTGGGCGGCGGTGTGGTCGGTAGTGGTGATGCAGGCATCCATAGGCCCCCCGTCTATCCTGTACACATACCTAGAGGACCTATGCCAG ctGGATTTGTAATGGCCGGGGCCTATTATCCACCAGCACCGTATCCTCCAGTTCCAGCTCAACCTCAAGATGACTTTGCTGATTACATGTGGATGGAGAATGAAGAAGAATTTGATAAACAG GTCATGCAACAGCTGGAAGAGGAAGCCTTAATGGAACAGTGCATCGAAGCTATGCTGGAAGATGAGCAGAGGGAGAGACAGAATCGGCCAGTAACGAATGGACACAAGCATTATCCTAC GACAAGTAACAGTGGCCCTACAATCTCCCTTGAAGAAGCTGTCTCGAGATCAACCCTAAACCCCCTGGCTGCAGAATTTGTACCGAGCCAATCAAGGTTACCAACACACAGCAAACAGACTACAG AAGAGAAGACAGAACAATTACCAGTTCAAGTGCAAGAATCAAGAGACAGTCCAGAGAGTTGTACAGTCTCGTCTCCGGATCCTGAACCAATTGTGGAAAAGACTGAAGTTTCTCTGGAACCTCAAACTGAAG AGCCAGAGAAGACTCAGCCAGAACCAACGCCCAGTTCCGTGGAAGTTCCACAAGAGAAGGCGGAGAAGCGGCCGAAAGAGATTAAAAAAGAAGTCAAACCCAAATCCGAAGCTAAAAAACCCATCAAAGTTGATACGAAACCTAAAATCGTGAAAGCCGAAGTTAAAGTTCccgttaaaaaaaaggaagtGAAAAGTGTTAAAAGTGACTGTGAGAGTGGCATTAGTGATGGTGATCGGACAGAGGAGGTAGTCGAGACGAGTAAG CCCCAAAACCAACCGACCGAGGAACTTCCCAGCTCGGGCTTCAAGCCGATAAACTATGCCGCAGCAGCGAAAGCTAACAAGCCCAAGAAACCGAGCGTGACCGCCACACCTGCCACTGCTGCCGCCCCCAGCGGGCCCACGGCAGAGAAGACCCCACCGACGAACCAGAAACCGAAGACAGCCGAGAAAAAAGACAAGAAACTAGATAAGGTCCCGTCGAAAATTGATAAACCAATCGTACAAAGGAAAAATTCTACCAAGTAA
- the LOC101742525 gene encoding uncharacterized protein LOC101742525 isoform X1: MKIPETSANVGAYYGNEETGQWQPNGVILDGGVGGGVVGSGDAGIHRPPVYPVHIPRGPMPAGFVMAGAYYPPAPYPPVPAQPQDDFADYMWMENEEEFDKQVMQQLEEEALMEQCIEAMLEDEQRERQNRPVTNGHKHYPTTSNSGPTISLEEAVSRSTLNPLAAEFVPSQSRLPTHSKQTTVTEEKTEQLPVQVQESRDSPESCTVSSPDPEPIVEKTEVSLEPQTEEPEKTQPEPTPSSVEVPQEKAEKRPKEIKKEVKPKSEAKKPIKVDTKPKIVKAEVKVPVKKKEVKSVKSDCESGISDGDRTEEVVETSKPQNQPTEELPSSGFKPINYAAAAKANKPKKPSVTATPATAAAPSGPTAEKTPPTNQKPKTAEKKDKKLDKVPSKIDKPIVQRKNSTK, encoded by the exons ATGAAAATTCCGGAGACATCTGCCAACGTCGGTGCTTATTACGGCAATGAAGAAACTGGCCAGTGGCAG CCCAACGGTGTGATCCTGGATGGTGGGGTGGGCGGCGGTGTGGTCGGTAGTGGTGATGCAGGCATCCATAGGCCCCCCGTCTATCCTGTACACATACCTAGAGGACCTATGCCAG ctGGATTTGTAATGGCCGGGGCCTATTATCCACCAGCACCGTATCCTCCAGTTCCAGCTCAACCTCAAGATGACTTTGCTGATTACATGTGGATGGAGAATGAAGAAGAATTTGATAAACAG GTCATGCAACAGCTGGAAGAGGAAGCCTTAATGGAACAGTGCATCGAAGCTATGCTGGAAGATGAGCAGAGGGAGAGACAGAATCGGCCAGTAACGAATGGACACAAGCATTATCCTAC GACAAGTAACAGTGGCCCTACAATCTCCCTTGAAGAAGCTGTCTCGAGATCAACCCTAAACCCCCTGGCTGCAGAATTTGTACCGAGCCAATCAAGGTTACCAACACACAGCAAACAGACTACAG TTACAGAAGAGAAGACAGAACAATTACCAGTTCAAGTGCAAGAATCAAGAGACAGTCCAGAGAGTTGTACAGTCTCGTCTCCGGATCCTGAACCAATTGTGGAAAAGACTGAAGTTTCTCTGGAACCTCAAACTGAAG AGCCAGAGAAGACTCAGCCAGAACCAACGCCCAGTTCCGTGGAAGTTCCACAAGAGAAGGCGGAGAAGCGGCCGAAAGAGATTAAAAAAGAAGTCAAACCCAAATCCGAAGCTAAAAAACCCATCAAAGTTGATACGAAACCTAAAATCGTGAAAGCCGAAGTTAAAGTTCccgttaaaaaaaaggaagtGAAAAGTGTTAAAAGTGACTGTGAGAGTGGCATTAGTGATGGTGATCGGACAGAGGAGGTAGTCGAGACGAGTAAG CCCCAAAACCAACCGACCGAGGAACTTCCCAGCTCGGGCTTCAAGCCGATAAACTATGCCGCAGCAGCGAAAGCTAACAAGCCCAAGAAACCGAGCGTGACCGCCACACCTGCCACTGCTGCCGCCCCCAGCGGGCCCACGGCAGAGAAGACCCCACCGACGAACCAGAAACCGAAGACAGCCGAGAAAAAAGACAAGAAACTAGATAAGGTCCCGTCGAAAATTGATAAACCAATCGTACAAAGGAAAAATTCTACCAAGTAA